In a single window of the Arthrobacter sp. StoSoilA2 genome:
- a CDS encoding amidohydrolase family protein — protein MFDLLLTNGLVVTPSGASKLDIGISDGKIVSLRAPGAGAPDEARETVDLKGQLVVPGGVDPHVHTNSVLPTAAESGIMCFGPDRVSEGAIYGGTTTLVDFAHWKPGDELSESFARKSAEWAGSTYTDYALHGTFKEPEIPFEVLEQIPDAVAGGHGSYKVWMTNTTPTRPKQKTDLGNMWGLMEQTAAAGAMLAVHAEDDDIVMYSYKKLQREGKTGIEYMHHAHNNLSEKLSFQRAITLAQHVGAPIYLMHVSAREGVDAIREARGRGQAVYGEILPHYAYFTADDYRQKNGAIYHTYPSLKSEDDRDSMWESLLNGSLSTLATDGVCTDLDVKTRGKTIFDATGGHAGVEMRMAVAYTEGVAKRGLDLTRFVDITSANAAKILGLYPQKGVISIGSDADLAVLDTSAERQITASDLHEADYTPWEGYKVAAWPSMTVLRGTIMVKDRKLLKGPGGSLLKQRVSSDVLNRPAC, from the coding sequence ATGTTTGATCTCCTCCTGACCAATGGGTTGGTCGTCACGCCCTCCGGAGCCAGCAAGCTGGATATTGGTATTTCCGATGGCAAGATCGTCTCGCTTCGGGCACCGGGCGCGGGCGCACCCGACGAAGCCCGGGAGACGGTAGACCTTAAGGGTCAGCTCGTGGTGCCCGGCGGCGTGGACCCACACGTCCACACGAATTCCGTCCTTCCAACCGCTGCCGAGAGCGGCATCATGTGCTTCGGACCGGACCGCGTCAGCGAGGGAGCCATTTACGGCGGGACCACCACGCTTGTTGATTTCGCACATTGGAAGCCCGGTGACGAACTGTCCGAATCGTTCGCGCGGAAGTCCGCCGAGTGGGCCGGCTCTACCTACACCGATTACGCGCTGCACGGCACGTTCAAGGAACCCGAAATTCCCTTCGAGGTTTTGGAGCAGATTCCTGACGCCGTGGCAGGCGGCCACGGCAGTTACAAGGTGTGGATGACGAATACGACGCCGACGCGGCCGAAACAGAAAACTGACTTGGGCAACATGTGGGGGCTGATGGAGCAAACGGCTGCCGCCGGCGCGATGCTCGCTGTGCACGCCGAAGACGACGACATCGTCATGTACTCCTACAAGAAGTTGCAGCGGGAGGGCAAGACCGGCATCGAGTACATGCATCACGCACACAACAACCTGTCCGAGAAACTTTCATTTCAGCGGGCGATTACGCTTGCCCAGCACGTAGGTGCACCCATCTACCTGATGCACGTCAGTGCGCGCGAAGGCGTGGACGCCATTCGCGAGGCCCGCGGACGTGGCCAGGCTGTATACGGAGAGATCCTTCCCCACTACGCCTATTTCACAGCGGACGACTACCGGCAGAAGAACGGCGCGATTTATCACACGTACCCGTCTCTGAAGTCCGAGGATGACCGTGACTCGATGTGGGAATCGCTGCTCAATGGCTCGCTCAGCACCCTGGCCACTGATGGAGTGTGCACCGATCTGGACGTCAAAACGCGTGGCAAGACCATATTCGACGCCACCGGAGGCCATGCCGGGGTGGAAATGCGGATGGCCGTGGCCTACACCGAGGGCGTCGCAAAGCGTGGCCTGGACCTGACGCGTTTCGTCGATATAACGTCTGCGAATGCGGCGAAGATCCTTGGCCTCTATCCACAGAAGGGCGTTATCTCGATTGGCAGCGACGCTGACCTCGCAGTCCTTGATACCAGTGCGGAACGCCAAATTACGGCCTCGGATCTTCACGAGGCAGACTACACACCCTGGGAGGGCTACAAAGTTGCGGCGTGGCCGAGCATGACCGTGCTCCGCGGAACAATCATGGTGAAGGACCGGAAGCTACTCAAGGGTCCCGGAGGTTCCCTGCTCAAACAACGCGTGTCCAGCGACGTGCTCAACCGGCCGGCTTGCTGA
- a CDS encoding carboxyl transferase domain-containing protein, with the protein MATTATRRRLGVRELLEETLDAGTFVSWDRPVRGAQGSSGSADAVSADYAADLEAAHEKSGSDESVLTGEGRIRNHRVVVVASDFAFLAGSIGRDAAQRLVAAVERATDLGLPLVAMPASGGTRMQEGTSAFLAMVEIVAAVQAHRSAGLPYLVYLRHPTTGGVMASWGSLGHVTAAEPGALLGFLGPRVYEALHGEQFPSGVQTAENLFDHGLVDAVVPAEGLRDYFGRVLDLLRPNAAVTPMAASLLSADAPATSRDAGAAVTSDVGAWESVLRSRDPLRPSPGELLRETADGVVLLRGAGDGAKDHGMLVALASFGGTSCVVVGHHRTSSDAAAVDRPVAMGPASLRDARRGMRLAQELNLPLVTIIDTAGAALSKEAEEGGLATEIARSLYDLLGLGSPTLSVMVGQGTGGGALALLPADRTIAARNAWLAPLPPEGASAIVHRTTSRAPELAQAQGITAAALAASGVVDVVVEENPDAAEEPVDFCRRIGDVIAVELQGLARRGAPGLQQRRAKYRALVS; encoded by the coding sequence ATGGCGACAACTGCCACCCGCCGTCGGCTTGGGGTCCGGGAGCTGCTGGAGGAAACGCTCGACGCCGGGACTTTCGTTTCGTGGGATCGTCCGGTTCGTGGCGCGCAGGGTTCCTCGGGTTCGGCTGATGCTGTGTCCGCTGACTACGCTGCCGACCTGGAAGCGGCGCACGAGAAGTCCGGCAGTGATGAGTCCGTCCTCACGGGCGAAGGCCGGATACGCAACCACCGCGTGGTGGTTGTCGCATCTGACTTTGCCTTCCTGGCCGGCTCGATCGGGCGAGACGCGGCGCAAAGGCTCGTAGCCGCCGTCGAACGTGCAACGGATCTGGGCCTCCCGCTCGTGGCCATGCCGGCGTCGGGCGGGACCCGCATGCAAGAGGGAACCAGTGCGTTCCTGGCCATGGTGGAGATTGTGGCGGCGGTCCAGGCGCATCGTTCGGCCGGGCTGCCCTATTTGGTGTATCTGCGGCATCCCACCACCGGGGGCGTCATGGCGTCGTGGGGTTCGTTGGGGCACGTCACCGCGGCTGAGCCGGGTGCGCTCCTGGGCTTTCTCGGCCCGCGCGTGTACGAAGCCCTGCATGGCGAGCAGTTCCCTTCAGGAGTGCAGACCGCCGAGAACCTGTTCGATCACGGCCTGGTGGACGCCGTGGTTCCCGCTGAAGGACTGCGCGATTACTTTGGGCGTGTTCTGGACCTGTTGCGTCCTAACGCTGCCGTGACCCCGATGGCTGCCTCCCTGCTCAGCGCGGACGCCCCAGCCACGTCCCGGGATGCTGGGGCTGCAGTGACCTCGGACGTAGGCGCGTGGGAGTCCGTGCTGCGCTCAAGGGATCCGCTCAGGCCGTCTCCGGGTGAGCTTCTCCGGGAGACCGCGGACGGTGTGGTGCTGCTGCGCGGTGCGGGCGATGGCGCCAAGGACCACGGAATGCTCGTGGCACTCGCCAGCTTTGGCGGGACCTCCTGTGTGGTGGTGGGGCATCACCGCACCAGCTCCGATGCAGCTGCTGTTGACAGACCCGTAGCGATGGGTCCCGCCTCCTTGAGGGACGCGCGGCGTGGCATGCGGCTCGCCCAGGAACTGAACCTGCCGCTCGTCACGATCATCGACACTGCAGGTGCCGCACTGTCGAAGGAAGCCGAAGAGGGTGGGCTGGCCACCGAAATTGCCCGGTCCCTCTATGACCTGTTGGGCCTCGGATCGCCAACGTTATCGGTCATGGTGGGCCAAGGTACCGGAGGAGGGGCACTGGCACTGCTGCCCGCCGACCGGACCATCGCTGCCCGGAACGCCTGGCTCGCACCGCTGCCGCCGGAGGGTGCCAGCGCCATCGTCCACAGAACCACGTCGCGTGCTCCGGAACTCGCGCAGGCCCAAGGCATCACGGCCGCCGCGCTCGCAGCCAGCGGAGTGGTAGACGTGGTGGTGGAGGAGAATCCCGACGCCGCGGAAGAACCCGTTGATTTCTGCCGCCGCATCGGTGACGTGATCGCCGTCGAGCTCCAAGGCCTTGCCCGGCGGGGTGCCCCCGGGCTCCAGCAGCGACGGGCAAAATATCGCGCGCTGGTGTCGTAG
- a CDS encoding ABC transporter permease produces the protein MSIQGLPRTSPGLRVTGWARRGQSLLMNRSSTIMVAIAVTIIVGLPLMAMVAPLPHDPLRPDTDAIGIAPNGTHWFGTDGNGMDIFSRTIEAAKLDLPVALAATALSLVVGVPLGLFATSGKLGDAIMRVIDAFAALPIIVIAVVSIKLMGGGATDVVLAIAIVAAPRFVRLSRAAALALRSARYVEAAAAIGCSPIRIAFNHIFRNAYGVVLVQATLTAANALGTIAALNFLGVGVKPPTPTWGAMINDGVSMLIRGEWWAAAFPTLAMLLAIGSLNVIAGGIETKIERVERAR, from the coding sequence ATGAGCATTCAAGGGCTTCCGCGTACATCGCCCGGCCTCCGCGTCACGGGGTGGGCCCGCCGCGGCCAGAGCCTCCTGATGAACCGGTCGAGCACCATCATGGTCGCAATCGCGGTGACCATCATTGTGGGATTGCCGCTTATGGCCATGGTGGCTCCGCTGCCGCACGACCCATTGCGTCCGGATACGGACGCAATCGGTATTGCACCCAACGGCACCCATTGGTTTGGCACTGATGGAAATGGGATGGACATTTTCTCCCGCACCATCGAGGCTGCGAAGCTGGACCTTCCAGTTGCCCTCGCCGCCACGGCACTGTCGCTGGTAGTTGGCGTTCCTTTGGGCCTGTTCGCAACGAGCGGCAAGCTCGGCGATGCCATCATGCGCGTCATTGACGCATTTGCAGCCCTTCCGATCATTGTGATCGCGGTGGTCTCCATCAAGCTGATGGGTGGTGGGGCGACGGACGTGGTCCTTGCGATCGCTATTGTGGCTGCGCCCAGGTTTGTGCGACTTTCCCGCGCTGCGGCGCTGGCACTTCGGTCCGCGCGATATGTGGAGGCTGCCGCAGCGATTGGTTGTTCTCCGATCCGCATCGCCTTCAACCACATCTTCCGCAACGCATATGGCGTGGTCCTGGTGCAGGCAACGCTCACCGCTGCCAACGCGCTCGGAACCATTGCTGCATTGAACTTCCTGGGTGTAGGCGTGAAGCCGCCTACACCCACGTGGGGGGCAATGATCAACGATGGCGTCAGCATGCTGATTCGCGGGGAATGGTGGGCTGCTGCCTTTCCCACGCTTGCCATGCTCCTGGCGATTGGTTCCCTGAACGTGATCGCCGGGGGAATCGAAACCAAGATCGAGCGAGTGGAAAGGGCGCGATGA
- a CDS encoding acetamidase/formamidase family protein: MNETQTLQEVPRVGFGNASLSFESAAKPELTVDQGEHFWLDARSLLTGGLFEETGEYEKLSIPVTGPVAVRRVNPGDILRIDIHEIRIHDRGAMVTLPGRGGFTDGLGRAGHVVEIANGHVVFDEDTTIPVRPMVGKIGVAPVGAGPNSSTVGIHGGNMDCKDVTAGSAVVIPVQVAEAMLYAGDLHAAQGDGECSLTAVEVEGSVRLSCTVVPGSTIRVADGIQRPVVLSGGSVITIGDGDTLDEAARLALDDMLELLQSDRQWSREKTAMLLSAAADVSVSQLVNARVSAKVTLASRYFSTEPFSLETPDTTNAQVPHV, from the coding sequence ATGAACGAAACGCAGACGCTGCAGGAAGTGCCGCGCGTCGGATTTGGCAACGCCTCACTATCCTTCGAGTCCGCAGCCAAACCAGAACTTACCGTCGATCAGGGCGAGCATTTCTGGCTGGATGCGCGCAGCCTGCTCACTGGTGGCCTCTTCGAGGAGACCGGGGAGTACGAGAAACTGTCCATCCCTGTCACTGGTCCGGTTGCCGTTCGCCGAGTGAACCCCGGCGATATTTTGCGAATAGACATCCACGAAATCAGGATCCACGATCGCGGTGCGATGGTGACGCTGCCAGGACGCGGCGGGTTCACCGACGGCCTGGGACGGGCAGGCCATGTAGTGGAGATCGCCAATGGCCATGTTGTGTTCGATGAGGACACAACCATTCCTGTGCGTCCCATGGTGGGGAAGATCGGAGTGGCACCTGTGGGTGCCGGCCCGAACTCCAGCACCGTAGGAATCCATGGCGGCAATATGGATTGCAAGGACGTAACTGCAGGTTCCGCCGTCGTGATCCCTGTCCAAGTAGCCGAGGCGATGCTGTACGCCGGCGACCTGCACGCGGCGCAGGGGGATGGCGAGTGCTCGCTGACCGCGGTCGAGGTCGAAGGCAGCGTGCGGCTCTCCTGCACGGTTGTTCCTGGGTCCACAATTCGAGTTGCAGACGGCATCCAGCGGCCAGTGGTCCTCAGCGGCGGTTCGGTCATAACAATCGGCGACGGCGACACCCTGGATGAGGCGGCAAGGCTCGCCTTGGACGACATGCTGGAACTGCTCCAAAGCGACAGGCAATGGTCGCGCGAAAAGACCGCGATGCTGCTGAGCGCGGCCGCGGACGTGTCCGTTTCACAACTGGTCAACGCCCGTGTCTCGGCCAAGGTCACGCTGGCCTCGCGCTATTTCAGTACTGAACCCTTCTCCTTGGAAACTCCCGACACTACGAATGCGCAGGTCCCCCATGTTTGA
- a CDS encoding branched-chain amino acid transaminase, whose product MDDFQEAAAAIGTRQPAPGQPVKYLLHDGELVDYADARLHVLSTSLKYGVGVFEGFRAYWSEDDQQLYAFRVADHMKRLIDSMRVVEIDGPQDIDQLGDQLLGLIRANDLRGNLHMRAQVFVDSKDGKPEDTGPSTVFMAAIPMGNYFGATGLDVQISSWARLSDRSMPPRVKSIANYQNGRLALLEAKRNGYDAALLLTESGHVAEGAGYNVFMVRQGRLCTPPVTDSILEGITRDSVLHLARTELGLDVDVRPIDRTELYSAEEVFVCGSAAEVNHVASVDRTTIGDGTAGDLTRSLQDLYRRAVIGQVAQDQNWAIPVYPS is encoded by the coding sequence ATGGACGACTTTCAAGAAGCAGCAGCCGCAATTGGCACCAGGCAGCCAGCTCCCGGCCAGCCAGTAAAGTACCTCCTCCACGACGGCGAGCTGGTGGACTATGCCGATGCCCGCCTTCATGTGCTGAGCACATCACTGAAGTACGGCGTCGGGGTCTTTGAGGGCTTCCGCGCGTATTGGAGCGAGGACGACCAGCAACTGTACGCGTTCCGGGTGGCCGACCATATGAAGCGACTGATCGATTCCATGAGGGTCGTGGAAATCGACGGCCCACAGGACATCGACCAGCTCGGCGACCAGCTGCTCGGACTCATTCGCGCCAACGACCTGCGGGGCAACCTCCATATGCGGGCGCAGGTATTCGTCGATTCCAAGGATGGAAAGCCGGAAGACACGGGTCCCTCTACTGTCTTCATGGCAGCCATTCCCATGGGCAACTACTTCGGCGCAACCGGCCTGGATGTGCAAATCAGCAGTTGGGCCCGCCTCTCCGATCGGTCCATGCCGCCCAGGGTCAAGTCAATTGCCAATTACCAGAACGGGAGGCTGGCCCTGTTGGAAGCCAAGCGAAACGGCTATGACGCCGCGCTGCTTCTTACCGAAAGCGGACATGTGGCTGAAGGCGCCGGTTACAACGTCTTCATGGTCCGCCAAGGGAGGCTGTGCACTCCCCCCGTCACCGACAGCATTCTTGAAGGAATCACCCGGGACAGTGTCCTGCACCTCGCCCGGACGGAACTGGGGCTCGACGTCGACGTCCGGCCCATCGACCGCACCGAGCTGTACTCAGCTGAGGAAGTGTTTGTCTGCGGCAGTGCCGCAGAAGTAAACCACGTTGCCTCGGTTGACCGCACAACTATCGGCGACGGAACAGCCGGAGACCTCACCCGCAGCCTCCAGGACCTCTACCGTAGGGCCGTGATCGGGCAGGTCGCCCAAGACCAGAACTGGGCAATACCCGTCTACCCGTCCTGA